Genomic DNA from Modestobacter versicolor:
CTGCGTCGGCTGCACGAACTACCTCGACCAGGTGCGCGCAACGATCGCCTTGAGTCGAACCGCCGTCTTGCGCGGCACCGACGGTGACGCGCTCACCCAGTCGGCTCGCGAAGCGCTCTTCGAGGCTTTCCGGCGTTCGCGGAACGCCTGAGCGGCGTCACGTTCCGCGGTACGACTGTGGGCCTTT
This window encodes:
- a CDS encoding zf-HC2 domain-containing protein — its product is MTGPDPDVVDRGSLNCREFVEIVTDYIEDDLPRAARADFDHHLDVCVGCTNYLDQVRATIALSRTAVLRGTDGDALTQSAREALFEAFRRSRNA